Proteins encoded together in one Marinithermus hydrothermalis DSM 14884 window:
- a CDS encoding NAD(P)/FAD-dependent oxidoreductase: MSQPEPIPPKTTEAAEPYSDVLIVGAGPSGLFAGFYVGLRGLSVRLIDPLPEPGGQLSALYPEKYIYDVAGFPKVRAKDLVDRLVEQLAPFQPAYALGERAETLEEADGLFRVTTSQGRAYRARAVIVTAGVGAFQPRGLEAPGIREFEGRGVAYAVRRVQEYAGRRVLIVGGGDSAVDWALGLKDVAQVTLIHRRAQFRAHAATVQQLLRAAEAQELEVLTPYEVREVTGDTQVRRAVIFHNQTGEERTLEVDAVLVLTGYVTRLGPLANWGLELERNKIKVNSRMETSRPGVFAAGDIVTYPGKLPLIALGFGEAAIAANHAAVYAHPELKVNPGHSSEKPPQGAPSGS; this comes from the coding sequence ATGAGCCAACCCGAACCCATCCCCCCCAAGACGACGGAAGCCGCCGAACCGTACAGCGACGTGCTCATCGTCGGCGCGGGCCCGAGCGGGCTGTTCGCGGGGTTCTACGTGGGGCTGCGGGGCCTCAGCGTGCGCCTCATCGACCCCCTGCCCGAGCCCGGCGGGCAGCTCAGCGCCCTCTACCCGGAGAAGTACATCTACGACGTCGCCGGTTTCCCCAAGGTGCGCGCCAAGGACCTCGTGGACCGGCTCGTGGAGCAGCTCGCCCCCTTCCAGCCGGCCTACGCCCTCGGCGAGCGCGCCGAGACCCTGGAGGAAGCGGACGGCCTCTTCAGGGTCACCACCTCCCAGGGCCGCGCCTACCGCGCCCGCGCGGTCATCGTCACCGCGGGGGTCGGGGCCTTCCAGCCCCGGGGCCTCGAGGCCCCGGGCATCCGGGAGTTCGAGGGGCGCGGCGTGGCCTACGCGGTGCGCCGCGTCCAGGAGTACGCGGGCCGCCGGGTGCTGATCGTGGGCGGCGGGGACAGCGCCGTGGACTGGGCGCTGGGCCTCAAGGACGTCGCTCAGGTCACCCTGATCCACCGCCGCGCGCAGTTCCGCGCCCACGCTGCGACCGTCCAGCAACTCCTCCGAGCGGCCGAGGCCCAGGAGCTCGAGGTCCTCACCCCCTACGAGGTTCGCGAGGTCACGGGGGACACCCAGGTGCGCCGCGCGGTGATCTTCCACAACCAGACCGGGGAGGAACGGACCCTCGAGGTGGACGCGGTCCTGGTCCTGACCGGGTACGTGACCCGGCTGGGCCCCTTGGCGAACTGGGGGCTGGAGCTCGAGCGGAACAAGATCAAGGTGAACTCGCGCATGGAGACCAGCCGCCCGGGGGTGTTCGCCGCGGGGGATATCGTGACCTACCCCGGGAAGCTCCCCTTGATCGCCTTGGGGTTCGGGGAGGCCGCGATCGCCGCGAACCACGCCGCGGTCTACGCCCACCCCGAGCTCAAGGTCAACCCCGGCCACTCCTCCGAAAAACCCCCGCAGGGCGCGCCGAGCGGTTCGTAA
- a CDS encoding nitrite/sulfite reductase → MIARLEAGLEDPLDFQRYRLENGIYGIRGASDRHMVRVKLPFGRVTPEQLEALAEAADRFTPHRKAHLTTRQAVQLHHVQRRDLPELLRHLARAGLTTREACGNTVRNVTACPYAGIAPDEPFDVTPYAEATFRYFLRHPVAQNLPRKFKIAFEGCRTDHARVAIHDIGAVAVRDAEGRPGFRIHVGGGLGAAPRAAVLLEPFTPAEDLIPTIEAVLRVFDRHGNRKVRTQARLKFLVKQWGADALREAVLAERRVVKATRSGRALTAQPTLEEEGPPELEPLPAVGAVPPGFAEWAATNVVPQRQAGWATVIVRCPLGDVTSDQLRALARIARRYNGGRVRSAITQNLLLRWVPEAALPQVYAALHAAGLAAAGGHTLADVTRCPGADTCNLAITRSRGLAQALQGLLETELRAHPALKDLTLKISGCPNSCGQHHIADIGFYGAARTVDGREVPHYVLLLGGGTTLEGARFGKPVARIPARRVPEAVRAVLERYLAERQEGEGFTAFVDRVGPASFKPLLEPFTQVPPYAEAPEFYTDLGGEGAFRVQVGEGECGV, encoded by the coding sequence ATGATCGCCCGGCTCGAGGCCGGCCTGGAGGACCCGCTGGACTTCCAGCGCTACCGACTGGAAAACGGGATCTACGGGATCCGGGGCGCTTCGGACCGGCACATGGTGCGCGTCAAGCTGCCCTTCGGCCGCGTGACGCCCGAGCAGCTCGAGGCCCTCGCCGAGGCCGCGGACCGCTTCACCCCCCACCGTAAGGCGCACCTCACCACCCGGCAGGCGGTGCAGCTCCACCACGTCCAGCGGCGCGACCTGCCCGAACTCCTGCGCCACCTCGCGCGCGCGGGCCTCACCACCCGCGAGGCCTGCGGCAACACCGTACGGAACGTCACGGCCTGCCCCTACGCGGGGATCGCGCCCGACGAGCCGTTCGACGTCACGCCCTACGCCGAGGCCACCTTCCGCTACTTCCTACGCCACCCCGTCGCGCAGAACCTGCCGCGGAAGTTCAAGATCGCCTTCGAAGGGTGCCGGACCGACCACGCCCGCGTGGCCATCCACGATATCGGCGCGGTCGCGGTCCGAGACGCCGAGGGCCGGCCGGGGTTCAGGATCCACGTCGGCGGCGGGCTCGGCGCGGCCCCCCGCGCCGCGGTGCTCCTCGAGCCCTTCACCCCCGCGGAGGACCTGATCCCCACGATCGAGGCGGTCCTCCGGGTCTTCGACCGCCACGGCAACCGCAAGGTGCGCACCCAGGCCCGCCTCAAGTTCCTGGTGAAGCAATGGGGCGCGGACGCCCTGCGCGAAGCGGTCCTCGCCGAGCGCCGGGTGGTGAAGGCCACGCGCTCCGGCCGCGCCCTCACAGCGCAGCCCACGCTCGAGGAGGAAGGGCCGCCTGAGCTCGAGCCGCTCCCCGCCGTGGGGGCCGTCCCCCCGGGGTTCGCCGAGTGGGCCGCGACCAACGTGGTGCCGCAGCGGCAGGCGGGCTGGGCGACGGTGATCGTGCGCTGCCCGCTGGGGGACGTCACCTCGGACCAGCTCCGCGCCCTCGCGCGGATCGCCCGCCGGTACAACGGGGGGCGGGTGCGCAGCGCGATCACCCAGAACCTCCTGCTGCGCTGGGTGCCCGAGGCCGCGCTGCCCCAGGTGTACGCCGCGCTGCACGCCGCGGGCCTCGCCGCGGCCGGAGGGCACACCCTGGCCGACGTGACCCGCTGCCCGGGCGCGGACACCTGCAACCTGGCGATCACCCGCTCGCGCGGGCTCGCCCAGGCCCTCCAAGGCCTCCTCGAGACCGAGCTTCGGGCCCACCCGGCCCTCAAGGACCTGACCCTCAAGATCTCGGGCTGCCCCAACTCCTGCGGCCAGCACCACATCGCCGACATCGGGTTTTACGGCGCGGCGCGCACCGTGGACGGGCGGGAGGTGCCCCACTACGTGCTGCTCCTCGGGGGCGGAACCACCCTCGAGGGCGCGCGGTTCGGGAAGCCCGTGGCCCGCATCCCCGCCCGGCGGGTGCCCGAGGCGGTGCGGGCCGTGCTCGAGCGCTACCTCGCCGAGCGCCAGGAGGGCGAGGGTTTCACCGCGTTCGTGGACCGCGTGGGCCCCGCCTCCTTCAAGCCCCTCTTGGAGCCCTTCACCCAGGTGCCCCCCTACGCCGAAGCCCCCGAGTTCTACACGGACCTGGGGGGCGAGGGCGCGTTCCGGGTGCAGGTCGGCGAGGGCGAGTGCGGGGTCTAG
- a CDS encoding metallophosphoesterase family protein: MRLLLFSDVHGNLTALEAVLEAARAYGPYDGAYCLGDLALFGPHPEECLDRLTEAGVQALAGNTDEWLAQDLEAPTPTAQAHLAWCRARLSPEALAFLRGLPRALQAADLRMVHATPRTPHDDPERCGPDLPPDEARAVFGEGLVAFGHRHGAFLAISPGLVRVNVSSVSIPPEPRPLARFTVATRHAGHWSFAQHEVPYDPTPALRAARARGLPPFPWWQALVG; the protein is encoded by the coding sequence ATGCGCCTCCTCCTGTTCTCCGACGTGCACGGAAACCTCACCGCCCTCGAAGCGGTCCTCGAGGCCGCCCGGGCGTACGGCCCCTACGACGGCGCGTACTGCCTCGGCGACCTCGCCCTGTTCGGCCCCCACCCCGAGGAGTGCCTCGACCGCCTCACCGAGGCCGGCGTCCAGGCCCTGGCGGGCAACACCGACGAGTGGCTCGCCCAGGACCTCGAGGCCCCCACCCCCACCGCCCAAGCCCACCTCGCCTGGTGCCGCGCCCGCCTCTCCCCCGAGGCCCTGGCCTTCCTCCGCGGCCTGCCGCGCGCCCTCCAGGCCGCGGACCTCCGGATGGTGCACGCCACGCCGCGCACCCCGCACGACGACCCCGAGCGGTGCGGCCCGGACCTCCCCCCGGACGAGGCCCGCGCGGTCTTCGGCGAGGGCCTCGTCGCCTTCGGGCACCGGCACGGCGCCTTCCTCGCCATCTCCCCGGGCCTGGTGCGGGTCAACGTCTCCTCGGTCTCGATCCCCCCCGAGCCGCGCCCCCTCGCGCGCTTCACCGTCGCCACCCGCCACGCCGGCCACTGGAGCTTCGCGCAGCACGAGGTGCCCTACGACCCCACCCCCGCCCTCCGCGCCGCCCGCGCGCGCGGCCTGCCCCCCTTCCCCTGGTGGCAGGCCCTGGTGGGCTAG
- the sat gene encoding sulfate adenylyltransferase: protein MLIPPHGNTLVQRVAEGAERERLRAEARALPALTADLDTLLDLENLATGAFSPLEGFMDREALWAVAETLRLPGGPVWPLPVLFQRRQRPRVAVGEAAAIRDASGRVLGLLEVTEVYRLDLERLARRVWGTDAPRHPGVALLYRKGPWAVAGRVTLLEPVPHAYRAWSRSPAEVRAEFARRGFATVVAFQTRNAPHRAHEYLHRLGLELADGLLIHPILGRKKPGDFDTRTILEAYRVLVERVYPPGRVVLAGLATAMRYAGPREAVFHAIVRQNFGATHFIVGRDHAGVGDYYDPFAAHRIFDELPEPLGIRILKVGAVFHCAACGGIASERTCGHDPRARTPISMTTVRRLLREGRRPPPELVRPEVAEVLRVPPPDPRP, encoded by the coding sequence GTGCTGATCCCCCCGCACGGCAACACCCTGGTGCAGCGCGTGGCGGAGGGCGCCGAGCGGGAGCGGCTGCGGGCCGAGGCCCGGGCCCTCCCCGCCCTCACGGCCGACCTGGACACCCTGCTCGACCTCGAGAACCTCGCGACCGGGGCCTTCTCCCCCCTCGAGGGGTTCATGGACCGGGAGGCCCTCTGGGCGGTCGCCGAGACCCTCCGGCTGCCCGGCGGGCCCGTCTGGCCGCTCCCCGTGCTGTTCCAGCGCCGCCAGCGGCCGCGCGTCGCGGTGGGGGAGGCGGCCGCGATCCGGGATGCGTCGGGGCGCGTGCTGGGCCTCCTCGAGGTCACGGAGGTCTACCGGCTGGACCTCGAGCGCCTCGCCCGGCGGGTCTGGGGGACGGATGCGCCCCGGCACCCCGGCGTGGCCCTCTTGTACCGGAAGGGGCCCTGGGCGGTCGCGGGGCGCGTGACCCTGCTCGAGCCCGTGCCGCACGCCTACCGGGCCTGGAGCCGCTCCCCGGCCGAGGTGCGCGCCGAGTTCGCCCGCCGCGGGTTCGCTACGGTGGTGGCCTTCCAGACGCGGAACGCGCCGCACCGGGCGCACGAGTACCTGCACCGGCTCGGCCTGGAGCTCGCGGACGGCCTTTTGATCCACCCCATCCTGGGACGGAAAAAACCCGGGGATTTCGACACCCGGACGATCCTCGAGGCCTACCGGGTCCTGGTGGAGCGGGTCTACCCGCCGGGGCGGGTGGTGCTCGCGGGGCTGGCCACGGCCATGCGGTACGCGGGGCCGCGCGAGGCGGTCTTCCACGCGATCGTGCGGCAGAACTTCGGGGCGACGCACTTCATCGTGGGGCGCGACCACGCGGGGGTCGGGGATTACTACGACCCGTTCGCGGCGCACCGCATCTTCGATGAGCTCCCGGAGCCTTTGGGGATCCGGATCCTCAAGGTCGGCGCGGTGTTTCACTGCGCGGCCTGCGGCGGAATCGCTTCCGAGCGTACCTGCGGCCACGATCCCCGGGCGCGCACCCCGATTAGCATGACCACCGTAAGGCGTTTGCTCCGCGAGGGCCGGCGGCCACCCCCGGAGCTCGTGCGGCCCGAGGTGGCCGAGGTGCTGCGGGTGCCGCCCCCGGACCCAAGGCCTTAA
- a CDS encoding phosphoadenylyl-sulfate reductase has translation MSLTPETAERLSAEALVRAALEAYPAACLTCSFQAEDVVVLHMARQHRPDLPVLFLDTGYHFPETYAYRDRLAAAWNLNLINLTPPLSVAEQEARFGQLYRTDPDRCCRLRKVEPLVAGLEPYDLWLTGLRREQSPTRAGLKKLETHTLPSGKRIAKLSPLADWDWKTVWAYLEVHEIPHLPLYDQGYRSIGCAPCTSLPTDPTNPRSGRWGGRKLECGIHTFDREG, from the coding sequence ATGAGCTTAACGCCCGAGACCGCCGAACGCTTGTCGGCCGAGGCCCTGGTGCGCGCGGCGCTCGAGGCCTACCCCGCGGCCTGCCTGACCTGCAGCTTCCAGGCCGAGGACGTCGTGGTCCTCCACATGGCGCGCCAACACCGGCCGGACCTTCCGGTCTTGTTCCTGGACACCGGGTACCACTTCCCCGAGACCTACGCCTACCGCGACCGGCTCGCCGCGGCGTGGAACCTGAACCTCATCAACCTGACGCCCCCCCTGAGCGTGGCGGAGCAAGAGGCGCGCTTCGGTCAGCTCTACCGGACCGACCCCGACCGGTGCTGCCGCTTGCGCAAGGTCGAGCCGCTCGTGGCGGGCCTCGAGCCGTACGACCTCTGGCTCACCGGCCTCCGGCGGGAGCAGTCGCCCACACGGGCGGGCCTGAAAAAGCTCGAGACCCACACCCTGCCGAGCGGCAAGCGGATCGCGAAGCTGAGCCCCTTGGCGGACTGGGACTGGAAGACGGTGTGGGCCTACCTCGAGGTCCACGAGATCCCGCACCTGCCCCTGTACGACCAGGGGTACCGCTCCATCGGGTGCGCGCCGTGCACCAGCCTGCCTACTGACCCCACCAACCCCCGCTCGGGGCGTTGGGGAGGGCGAAAGCTCGAGTGCGGCATCCACACCTTTGACCGGGAGGGGTGA
- the cobA gene encoding uroporphyrinogen-III C-methyltransferase, with amino-acid sequence MSKVYIVGAGPGDPELLTLKAVRVLQQADVVLYDRLVAPAVLEWAPPTAERVPVGKRYGEQERVQREIYRLMLEHARAGRAVVRLKGGDPFVFGRGGEEWRYLAAHGVTVEVVPGVTSALAVPGLAGIPLTFRGVSRGFVVVTGHGAGGAPFDARRYAGVETLVILMGVRRRAEIARALIAAGRAPAEPVAFVERGSTPEARVVITTLAAVAAHRVAVAPPAVFVVGPVVALRDQLMREETEVNAC; translated from the coding sequence ATGAGCAAGGTGTACATCGTGGGCGCGGGGCCCGGGGACCCCGAGCTCCTCACGCTCAAGGCGGTGCGCGTCCTGCAGCAGGCCGACGTGGTCCTCTACGACCGGCTGGTCGCGCCGGCGGTCCTCGAGTGGGCTCCCCCCACGGCCGAGCGGGTCCCCGTGGGTAAACGCTACGGCGAGCAGGAGCGCGTGCAGCGCGAGATCTATCGGCTCATGCTCGAGCACGCCCGGGCGGGGCGCGCGGTGGTGCGGCTCAAGGGCGGGGACCCCTTCGTCTTCGGGCGCGGGGGGGAGGAGTGGCGTTACCTCGCCGCGCATGGCGTGACGGTCGAGGTCGTGCCGGGGGTGACCTCGGCCCTCGCGGTCCCGGGCCTTGCGGGGATTCCCCTGACCTTCCGGGGGGTGTCCCGGGGGTTCGTGGTGGTGACCGGGCACGGCGCGGGCGGCGCGCCCTTCGACGCGCGGCGGTACGCGGGGGTGGAGACCCTGGTGATCCTGATGGGGGTGCGCCGCCGCGCGGAGATCGCCCGGGCCTTGATCGCGGCGGGCCGCGCGCCCGCGGAACCGGTGGCCTTCGTGGAGCGCGGCAGCACCCCCGAGGCGCGCGTGGTGATCACGACGCTGGCCGCGGTGGCCGCGCACCGGGTGGCGGTCGCGCCCCCCGCCGTCTTCGTGGTGGGGCCGGTCGTGGCCCTGCGGGATCAACTGATGCGCGAGGAAACGGAGGTGAACGCGTGCTGA
- a CDS encoding precorrin-2 dehydrogenase/sirohydrochlorin ferrochelatase family protein, with protein sequence MRYFPVMLDLKGRPVVFVGGGGETEAKVQRLVEAGARVTLISPEAHPALEPLAAAGRIRWERRAYREGDLAGAVLAFAHPKDPAVTGRVFAEAERRGVFLNAVDAPRHASFILPAVHRQGDLVVAVSTSGKAPALAVRLKERFARELGPEYAAFLELLGGLREEVARRVPGFAARRRLWYALVDSKALEWLRTGQPQRAQAQLRAVIEAYAKEGIA encoded by the coding sequence ATGCGGTACTTCCCGGTGATGCTCGACCTTAAGGGCCGTCCCGTGGTCTTCGTCGGGGGCGGCGGGGAGACCGAGGCCAAGGTGCAGCGGCTCGTGGAGGCCGGGGCGCGGGTGACCCTCATCAGCCCCGAGGCGCACCCCGCCCTCGAGCCCCTCGCGGCCGCCGGCCGGATCCGCTGGGAGCGGCGCGCCTACCGCGAGGGGGACCTCGCGGGGGCCGTGCTGGCCTTCGCGCACCCCAAGGACCCCGCCGTGACCGGGCGGGTCTTCGCGGAGGCCGAGCGGCGGGGGGTGTTCCTCAACGCGGTGGACGCCCCGCGGCACGCCTCGTTCATCCTGCCCGCCGTCCACCGCCAGGGGGATCTGGTGGTCGCGGTCTCCACGAGCGGCAAGGCCCCGGCCCTCGCGGTGCGGCTCAAGGAACGGTTCGCCCGCGAGCTCGGCCCGGAGTACGCGGCCTTCCTCGAGCTACTAGGCGGCCTCCGGGAGGAGGTGGCCCGGCGCGTGCCCGGGTTTGCCGCGCGCCGCCGCCTCTGGTACGCCCTCGTGGACTCGAAGGCTTTGGAGTGGCTGCGCACGGGCCAGCCGCAGCGGGCCCAGGCGCAGCTTCGGGCCGTGATCGAAGCGTACGCGAAGGAGGGGATCGCATGA
- a CDS encoding uroporphyrinogen-III synthase encodes MLSLKGKRVALTGPRRAAELARIVEKLGGTPLVRPTQGTAFLDPARLEPLLARLVREGVDWVLLTTGMGTEALARAAAAVGLGEAFLDLLARARLAARGYKTVKALKALGLWPAVVAADGTTAGLRRALAAQAFEGRRVALQLFGVPAPGLAGWLVARGARVVEVWPYRHLPPDPAVVETLAREVLEGAVDAVAFTSAVQVHHFFEGVRALGRLGPVLEAFSGPVVAVSVGRVTREALTEAGVTRVVMPEEERMGAMIMALARYYEEVHACGTSR; translated from the coding sequence ATGCTGAGTCTGAAGGGAAAACGCGTGGCCCTCACCGGCCCCCGCCGCGCCGCGGAGCTCGCCCGGATCGTGGAGAAGCTCGGCGGCACCCCCCTCGTGCGGCCCACCCAGGGCACCGCCTTCCTCGACCCGGCCCGGCTCGAGCCCCTCCTCGCGCGCCTGGTGCGCGAGGGGGTGGACTGGGTCCTCCTCACCACCGGGATGGGCACCGAGGCCCTGGCGCGCGCGGCAGCGGCGGTGGGGCTGGGCGAGGCGTTTCTCGACCTGTTGGCCCGGGCCCGCCTCGCCGCGCGGGGGTACAAGACGGTGAAGGCCCTCAAGGCGCTCGGCCTCTGGCCCGCGGTCGTGGCCGCGGACGGCACCACCGCCGGGCTGCGGCGCGCTTTGGCCGCACAGGCCTTCGAGGGCCGGCGCGTCGCGCTGCAGCTGTTTGGGGTGCCGGCCCCGGGGCTCGCGGGCTGGCTCGTGGCGCGCGGCGCGCGCGTGGTGGAGGTGTGGCCCTACCGGCACCTGCCCCCGGACCCGGCGGTGGTGGAGACCCTGGCCCGCGAGGTCCTGGAAGGCGCGGTGGACGCGGTGGCCTTCACCAGCGCCGTCCAGGTGCACCACTTCTTCGAAGGCGTCCGGGCGCTGGGGCGGTTGGGCCCCGTCCTCGAGGCCTTCTCCGGCCCCGTGGTCGCGGTGAGCGTCGGGCGCGTGACCCGCGAGGCCCTCACCGAAGCGGGGGTCACGCGCGTCGTGATGCCCGAGGAGGAGCGCATGGGCGCGATGATCATGGCGCTGGCGCGGTACTACGAGGAGGTGCACGCATGCGGTACTTCCCGGTGA
- a CDS encoding DNA polymerase/3'-5' exonuclease PolX, giving the protein MNRKELARLLARAADLMEVLGEGGPRAWAYRRAARALERHEEDLEALAARGFQGVPGVGRSLAALLEEVYRTGEFPYLEELLARVPPGVLELLEVQGLGPKRVRALWEAGVDSLGALVAWAEAGRIRALPGFGARSEAALLEAARFALANARRVHLPTGLEAARLLLADLEGAGIRAELAGSLRRGLETVGSVDLVALAPPERVAAALGVHAQRVEGRVVHGRVEGLPLKVFTARPEAFGTVLLQATGSRAFVEALGPLPELPEEAAVFAALERTFVPPFWREPEHLGLPPPARVVARADLVGLIHAHTTYSDGAASLREMAEAARARGYRYLVVSDHSQAAAYAGGLDLEALEAQWAEIDRLNAELAPFRILKGIEADILPDGRLDYPEAVLARFDVVIGSLHSQLGLDPEAQTARLLRALDNPYLTILGHATGRLLLRRKGAVADWERVLERAAMRGVILEINANPWRLDLDWRVALAWRDRLWFSLGPDAHAVEGMDDVTYGLWMAAKAGLAPERVVNTWTAEALLEHARRHR; this is encoded by the coding sequence ATGAACCGCAAGGAACTCGCGCGCCTCCTCGCGCGCGCCGCCGACCTGATGGAGGTCCTGGGGGAGGGCGGGCCCCGCGCCTGGGCGTACCGCCGCGCCGCGCGGGCCCTCGAGCGCCACGAGGAGGACCTGGAGGCCCTGGCCGCGCGCGGCTTCCAGGGCGTGCCCGGCGTGGGGCGGAGCCTGGCCGCGTTGCTCGAGGAGGTGTACCGCACGGGCGAGTTTCCGTACCTGGAGGAGCTCCTCGCGCGCGTCCCCCCGGGCGTGCTGGAGCTTTTGGAGGTGCAGGGGCTCGGCCCCAAGCGCGTGCGCGCCCTGTGGGAGGCGGGCGTGGACTCGCTCGGGGCGCTCGTGGCCTGGGCGGAGGCCGGCCGCATCCGGGCCCTTCCCGGGTTCGGAGCCCGGAGCGAGGCCGCGCTGCTCGAGGCCGCCCGGTTCGCCCTCGCGAACGCGCGGCGCGTCCACCTGCCCACCGGCCTCGAGGCAGCGCGGCTGTTACTGGCGGACCTCGAGGGGGCCGGGATTCGCGCCGAGCTGGCCGGCAGCCTCCGGCGGGGGTTGGAGACCGTGGGGAGCGTGGACCTCGTCGCGCTGGCCCCGCCGGAGCGGGTCGCGGCGGCCTTGGGCGTGCACGCCCAGCGCGTCGAGGGCCGGGTGGTGCACGGCCGGGTGGAGGGCCTGCCCCTCAAGGTCTTCACGGCCCGCCCGGAGGCGTTCGGCACCGTCCTCCTCCAGGCCACCGGGTCCCGCGCCTTCGTCGAGGCTTTGGGGCCGCTCCCGGAGCTGCCGGAGGAGGCCGCGGTCTTCGCCGCGCTCGAGCGGACGTTCGTGCCGCCGTTCTGGCGCGAGCCGGAGCACCTGGGCCTACCTCCTCCCGCGCGCGTGGTGGCGCGCGCGGACCTCGTGGGCCTGATCCACGCCCACACCACCTACTCCGACGGGGCCGCCTCCCTGCGGGAGATGGCCGAGGCCGCCCGGGCGCGCGGGTACCGGTACCTGGTGGTCAGCGACCACTCCCAGGCCGCGGCGTACGCGGGCGGCCTGGACCTCGAGGCCCTCGAGGCCCAGTGGGCGGAGATCGACCGCCTGAACGCCGAGCTCGCCCCCTTCCGCATCCTCAAGGGGATCGAGGCCGACATCCTCCCGGACGGCCGGCTCGACTACCCCGAGGCGGTCCTGGCGCGCTTCGACGTGGTGATCGGGAGCCTCCACAGCCAGCTGGGCCTGGACCCCGAGGCGCAGACCGCGCGGCTGTTGCGCGCCCTGGACAACCCCTACCTCACCATCCTGGGGCACGCCACGGGGCGGCTCTTGCTGCGCCGCAAGGGGGCCGTGGCCGACTGGGAACGCGTGCTGGAGCGCGCCGCTATGCGCGGCGTGATCCTCGAGATCAACGCCAACCCCTGGCGGCTCGACCTGGACTGGCGCGTCGCCCTCGCCTGGCGGGACCGGCTCTGGTTCTCCCTGGGGCCGGACGCGCACGCGGTCGAGGGGATGGACGACGTGACCTACGGCCTGTGGATGGCGGCCAAGGCCGGGCTCGCCCCCGAACGCGTGGTGAACACCTGGACGGCCGAGGCCCTCCTCGAGCACGCGCGGCGGCACCGGTAA
- a CDS encoding histidinol-phosphatase HisJ family protein — protein sequence MYDAHVHTPLCKHARGAPAEYVAAARRAGLAGLVFTDHSPMPPWFDPQSRMELDELPFYLGALEALREEATGFYLGIGLEADYHPGTEGFVRHVLGRYPFDYVIGSVHFIGAWPFDHPDYVEEFAWRDLKEVYRAYFALVVEAARSGLFHAIGHLDLPKKFGHVPEEGYLELAEPALEVIAGEGLALDVNTAGWRKPVGEVYPAPALLERARALGIPVVLGSDAHRPEEVGYRFEDAVRLLKAAGYAEAVVYREGRPQRYPL from the coding sequence ATGTACGACGCGCACGTGCACACCCCTTTGTGCAAGCACGCTCGAGGCGCGCCGGCGGAGTACGTGGCCGCGGCGCGCCGGGCGGGGCTTGCGGGACTGGTCTTTACGGACCACAGCCCCATGCCCCCCTGGTTCGACCCGCAAAGCCGCATGGAGCTCGACGAGCTGCCGTTTTACCTCGGGGCCCTGGAGGCCTTGCGGGAGGAGGCGACGGGGTTTTACCTGGGGATCGGCCTCGAGGCGGATTACCACCCGGGGACCGAGGGGTTCGTGCGGCACGTGTTGGGCCGGTACCCGTTCGATTACGTGATCGGTTCGGTGCATTTTATCGGCGCGTGGCCCTTCGACCACCCGGATTACGTGGAGGAGTTCGCGTGGCGCGACCTGAAGGAGGTCTACCGGGCGTATTTCGCGCTCGTGGTCGAGGCGGCTCGCAGTGGGTTGTTCCACGCGATCGGGCACCTGGACCTCCCCAAGAAGTTCGGGCACGTGCCGGAGGAGGGGTACCTGGAGCTGGCGGAGCCGGCCCTCGAGGTCATCGCGGGGGAGGGGCTGGCTTTGGACGTGAACACCGCGGGGTGGCGCAAGCCGGTGGGGGAGGTCTACCCGGCCCCGGCGCTTTTGGAGCGGGCGCGGGCGCTGGGGATCCCGGTGGTGCTGGGTTCGGACGCGCACCGGCCGGAGGAGGTGGGGTACCGCTTTGAGGACGCGGTGCGGCTCTTGAAGGCCGCGGGGTACGCCGAGGCGGTGGTGTACCGCGAGGGGCGGCCCCAGCGTTACCCGCTCTAG
- a CDS encoding sulfite exporter TauE/SafE family protein: protein MAVGLGLLIALGVGLSGVGAGTLTAPLLILALGVPPAEAVGTALVYGALAKLLAGGVYLARGQVDAGVLGRMLLGGVPGVVLGSLFLDRLKAQGGVVLAVLGGTVAFSALWGLGRALSGRAVPKARPHLIPLGAFGIGLEMGFASAGAGALGTLLLLGTTRLAPARVVGTDLAFGLVAATVGGGLHLGMGNVNLPLLAELALGGSVGAVAGAFLAGRIPARPLRLGLLAWLVLVGASLVYRGLALAKGGMG, encoded by the coding sequence ATGGCGGTGGGGCTGGGGCTGTTGATCGCGCTGGGGGTCGGCCTGAGCGGGGTCGGTGCGGGCACGCTCACCGCCCCGCTGCTGATCCTCGCCCTGGGGGTGCCGCCGGCGGAGGCGGTCGGGACGGCGCTCGTGTACGGCGCTTTGGCGAAGCTCCTCGCGGGGGGCGTGTACCTGGCGCGGGGCCAGGTGGACGCCGGGGTCCTCGGCCGGATGCTCCTCGGGGGGGTGCCCGGGGTGGTGCTGGGCTCGCTTTTCCTGGATAGGCTGAAGGCCCAGGGCGGGGTGGTGCTGGCGGTCCTCGGGGGGACGGTGGCCTTCTCCGCGCTTTGGGGGCTCGGGCGGGCCCTCAGCGGCCGAGCGGTCCCCAAGGCGCGGCCCCACCTGATCCCCTTAGGGGCGTTTGGGATCGGGCTCGAGATGGGGTTCGCCTCGGCGGGAGCGGGAGCTTTGGGCACCCTGCTCCTCCTCGGTACGACCCGCCTCGCGCCCGCGCGGGTCGTGGGGACGGACCTGGCCTTCGGTTTGGTCGCCGCCACCGTGGGTGGGGGCCTCCACCTCGGGATGGGCAACGTGAACCTACCCCTCCTCGCCGAGCTGGCCCTCGGGGGAAGCGTGGGGGCTGTGGCCGGGGCGTTCCTCGCCGGCCGGATTCCCGCGCGACCCTTGCGGCTGGGGCTGTTGGCGTGGCTGGTGCTGGTCGGGGCGTCCCTCGTGTACCGGGGGTTGGCCCTCGCGAAGGGAGGGATGGGATGA